In the genome of Macrobrachium rosenbergii isolate ZJJX-2024 chromosome 44, ASM4041242v1, whole genome shotgun sequence, the window CTCCAGAAACTACAGCAAGAAGACAAGGTTAACCTTACCTCTTTTGTCATTGCCCAATAAACCACTTCAGGAAGCTCACAGGGAATTATGGGAAAGAGAGTACATCATCCTCACAGAAGCTTATAAATCTACTGTTCAGGTAATCATGGAGAAATAGGAATACATAAAGAAGGTGGATGATATCTTCAATGAAACATCCAGAGTTTAAAGAATTAAGAAGGACACAACACAGATGTTGAAGAGATGAGTAAATAACAGCGAAAAGAGTAAGCAACATGCAGCAGTATGTGAGATTTCCTGAGGTGGTCAGCAACTATGCACCTGGATATGGCCATGAGTATGTCAAAAGTCATAAATATGAACCTACTCAGACCCATAATGTCCCAAGATCATGTATAGGATGGCTAAGGCCCTAAATGACAGATCTTTATCCCCTACACACTGCAGGTTGTTCTTTGAAGTCCTCTGTTGAATCCTTAGACATCCTTAAAACCACCAGACCTTATGAagacatcgcatccgtggagaGAGACAGCCTGTTTACCAATGATCCATTTCAAGAGACCATTGAGATTATCTTAAATAATGTATACAGATCTGGCATGGATCCTCTCCTATCTCTAAAAAATTGGTGAAGAAGATGCTAATAGCTTGCATTATGGAGAcctgtttcctctctctcctctgcaagAGAGGAAATAGCTTTCATGTAGATGGATGacatggcaatgggatcacccctTGGAGTTCTTTGTAGAAGACAGGCTCATCAGCAGTCACCAGAGACCAAGAATCTATACTGGATATGGGGACGGCATCCTCATCACCACCAACGAAGCAGAGGATGCAGAAAAAACAATTGAAGCCAGCAAAGACAAGGCCCCTCCTTTCCTTGTTGTCCTCTTGGAAGAATAGCAAAGTATGTCATATCCACCTACAAAAAAGTTACAGATGTGGCCCTCTGCCTTAATAGAAGGGGAGGGTGCCCAGATTCATGCAAAAGGTCTGTAACTGGTGCCTCCATCAGAAAGGCTTTGTTGCACTGTAGTACCTGGAAATTCGTCCTCATTGAGTTGGAGCTTGTAAGAAAGGTGTTGACAAACAATGGATACCCCGCCAACATGAGAGAGTGCtttgtaagaaagaaaatagatgagcTCCAAACACAGACTCAGAACAGTAAAGAATGCAAGGGAAAAAACTTTACTAATATAACACAAAATTGACTATGGGACAGCTTACAAACAAGAAGCCAATGTCCTTTAGAGGCTCATCATCAGTGGAGTAACACCAAAGACACCCTATGAGAGATTATCGTTAAGAGTTGTCAGCTGCCCCAACCTGGTAGCCAGCCTCGTGATGAGGAACAGCACTGTCCCCAGGGGATTGAGGACCAGCAAGGATTGCAAATTTAAGTGTTCAGATGAGGCATACAAGCCCCGCAATGTAGCTACTGTGTATTGGGCACACAATGACTTCAAGCCCATCGCAACAATGGTCTATTCAGCAAATATTTAGCTGATGTGCGTGGCAAGAAACCACTTCTAAATGACCTTTTGGAAACAGAAATTGTTCACCAGGAAGTTAGTTATGAGCAGTTTGTAGTTGTGGAAGTAGTGAGCATTGCACTGTAGCAGGCTACACTGAATGCCTAGGTATCTTCAGACTATGTTCTCCCCATCCAACAGAAGGAGGTTCCACAGTAGACCTCAGGATACACCAGAGCAGATAAACCTAGCTTTTGAAGCTTTATAAAGAATACTGTAATGCTAACCcgtaaaatttctttctttattgatttttttattttatactatttgtgttctatttattctttgatttttactGTGCTCAACTGTATATTGGCATGTAGTCCCATTCTGAATATAATGTAGGCCTGATGAAGGTCGTGAAGGAATAGctgaaacaaaagtaaataaatggaataGCACATCAGTGATTTTTGTCCTTTCTTTGAGAGTTTTAACCATGAGGATAAGAGGAACTCAAAAGGTAAAGAAGAcagcactatatatatgtgtatgtatgtacatgtgtgtgtgtgatgatgatgatgatgatgaaaatgcaGAAGAACTAAGAATTAATAATCAGTGACATAAGCTTCACGTGTCATTTCCCATGACTCATTTAAAgtagtgaattaaatttttttatccagGATTAAACAGTCACTTACTAACACACAGTAGTTATTCTTCAGTAAGTTCCTTTTAACAGTCTCATATCAATCcttgaaatgttttatatatgcaaGTTATGGGAGATTTCAAGTTTTCTCCTTCTCACATGTCTtctacatttatttctcttttctttcatgttactattttatatttttaccatcaTTACTTGCAATGAGTTTCTAAGAATTCCCTAGTTTCTACAGGTAACTTAAGGATTGGTGGTATGATAAACCCAAAGATTACAATTGTTGTGAAATGGTTTGCTCTTTTGCCAGCTTGATCAGTCTTCTCAGCGTTTCAGTGCACTAAGCTTTGTAATTGTAGTCGTTACTAAATACTTTTTCCATGACTGTCAGTATgcttataaaattttttgggatGCTTATGATATCTTGTGTTGCCTGGGTAAGTTCAGTCGCTTGCCAGGTTCAAAGTACATTTTGCTtagtttttgcaaaaataattttatgttgacTGACCGTTGTCTTCTGTATTTCAGAGTCTGCTGAGTGAAGCCTATGACAATTACACAGCCATCTATTTATTGTTGTTAGAGAGACTGAAGCAACATCGATCTTCTTTACAATCTGATAAACATGCTGGACTAGATCAGCAAAGACGAAGACCATCTAGTGTGGCAGAGGCAGCTATGCGAAAAATGTGTGCTGTGATGCCTTCAGGGAAGGGTTCTCCTACATCATCTCACATCCACACATCTCAGCTCTCAGGTTTTTCAGGTAGCACACTTGGAGGAATTATTTCTTCATCCCATCCAGAGGCAATGTCAGCTGGTGGCCTTAATCCTTTGATAAGTCAAGAAACATTCATGGCAAGACCACCTGGTCATACAGGAAGAATGTTGCCAGCAATACCTGTTGAGCAAACTAACTTGGCCATAAGTTGTATATCCAGTTTCCCCACTACTGTAACGCAGGGAAGCTTTGCAAGCTCTGCATCTGAAGTAGAAACAGTTACAACCAACATAATACCCCATGTGTCACCTCCCTTTAGAGAACAAAGCCAGGACCTTACTGTAGAATATACTCAGAGTCATCAAGGCATTATTCCCACAAGTGGAACAATACAAACAGCACTTGTTGGTAAGAGTTATCGTGACAATGAAAGTGGTGCCTCTACATCTATTGATGAAGGTGTTGAAGCTGATATGTGTGATTCTGAATGTAGCTCTCTCGTGGGAATGACTCGAAGTGGTCACTGCACACTGCAGAGCATCAAAAGTGCCTCACAGCAATCTTCTGAAACTTCACAATGTACAGATTCTCCTTTAGGTAGTGTCACTAGCACGGAGTCAACGTTTGAAAGTTTTGAGTCACAACTTGAGCCAGATTTAGGGGCTTCTTTATCATCTTGTTCAcatgtttctctttcttcaagGCCATTATTACCACCAGGAATACCTTCTCATATTTTACAGCCTCAGGCACAGCTTGAGACTACACAAGATACTCCAGAAAGGTCACATACTAGATCACCAGTCAACTTTCGTGAAGGTCGTCGTGCTTCTGATGGACTGGTGACTCAAGGTGTCATTGCATTCCGCCAAAGATTGATAGAAACAGAAAAGGCTCGGGGTCTGACTGAGTTGCATAGTGTTCAACAAGAGCACCAAGCACTTACCTCACTTTATCAGGCAGCTGCAGTCACAGGAAGTGAAGATACTGCTGTAAGATATCAAAGTCtccaacagcaacagcaacagtatAGTCGCCAGTGGAGACATTCCTATGCGGGATCAGATGAAATGAGCAGAGCTCCTCTAGTTAGGCAAAGAATCTCTTTGCCTGATACTCTTAGTTCCACAACCCAAAAACTTCTTGCCAAAGAAACTGCCAAAGACACTGAATACTCTATAACAAAGCCTTTACAACAACAGCTTTTTCAACATAGACTTCAACAGAAACGCCAGATTTTACAGAAACAGGCGGCCTATCCTAGACAGTCCTACCCTGGAGGTTGTGAACTTTCTAGGAGACAAATGGTACGCCAAGCATCTTATAAGTTAGCTCAGCAGCAGCCTGTGCTACCTCCGCTTCCAGTTGAGCTTAGTGCTGCCCATTTATTAGCTGGATTAAACCAAGCTGATCTTGCCTGTCCAACTATTGCTGAACATGTTGCTGACCAAGAGGAAGAGGATTTGGAAGTTAATCCAGCATGGAGAAATTTGGCTTCTTGGGGTACAGATGCTACAGCAGCAACATGGCATATGCTTCCATCCTCACTGGCTGCATGTCAGATCACTGAAGCTCAGCAGCAGCCCCAGGCCCAAGTATCTGTTGCAGAGACTAGGACTTGGAGTGGTCTTCAAGCCTGGCATGGTGGATGGCATCAGGTAAGACTTTGTTCTTGTGTTTGTCTGATCCTAAACtgccttttatttgtatttttattattcgttttatAGCATTAGCCAAAGTTTAATTTACATTTGTTGATGGTAATGACTTGTCCTTAATATGAAGGGAGTAATTTCTCCAAACCTATAAGGCAGAGCAACTTATTGCAATTTAGTTTGGGTACCTAAAATAACAGTTTATATTGCTTAAACAGTGTGTGGTAAGTGTCTAAAAAGGATGATTGTCCAAAATCTATTACCGTATTCTTTGTGATTTGAAACAAGCTTAATCGAAAATATCCAACTGGAGATAAACATACCAGTGCGATGAACAATACTATTTCtatctgatttttgttcatttatcatattgaACAAGATCcaatttttttgtggttttctgGCTTGTTTTGTTCTTGTCTATCTTTCtccctatatttattttttattctttagtttttgaGATTCCTATGTTCTGTACTTTCTAAAAGTTTTCTTGGTCCAAGGCAAACATCCTTTGTTTAAAGATAGATTCCCGTTCctattgtaaatacagtactttaattttttttactattacataTGTGCTTTACATCATGCCATCCTTGCAACATTTATGTAAAATCCTGCCAAGCTGAAACATTTATGGGCTGTGCCCCCTCTGCttagtaaaagaataaaaggtttaCAAGTTAAAAAGTTTTTAGTGAAAGACTGATGCAAAAGGCAAATAGTGTTATTCTTAAAATGAGAGGTTGTGAAAATAGAACTTACGGGAATAGAAGGTATAACATTGGGATGTCAACTGATCAGTGAGACTgccatatttatgtatttcagcACAGTTATTAAGAGAATATACTCTCTTAAAAATTAGTTTGCTGGAAGACTGAAAAAGGCATATCAGGCATTGTATATTCTTAGCAAAGTATGCACAAAAGAGGATTTCACTGCCTActaagatgtatgtatatacttcatTAGGAAGAGTAGTTTTAGTTTATGAAAGTGATTCACTGTAtggtaacaaaataatttataggCATTTTAGAGGTTTTGAAAATGAAGCCTAACCCAAAATATTAGGTTTTAAATGGCAGGATCACAACCATGACAACTCAGTATGTAGATTAAAGATTGATGATTGACAGTACCATTGGCTAGGACATGCTCTTCAGTTGCAGCCTGATAGATTGTGAGATCGGGTGTTATGTGATAAATTATGGCTGTAGAATCTTAAAAGATAAAGAGATATGGACCAGATGGGTTGATCTgcttgagagaaaaagagacgtAGGTGGAGAAATATGCAGAAGCATTTTTCATTGCCTGGCATTGGAGGTTTTAGTTATTTTCACTAACATGACATGTTGAAAGCCCAATAGCTTACTAGAGTCCCTGACTATCATAGGTTTTTGGCAGCAGATATCTCATTGATTTCAGCAAGCCTTAACCCCCTTGTGTAGTGAGTCCTGAAGGCTGTTCATACTTTGAATATCCATTTACCTGTGGTTCATGGTTCCTGgagcattttatttttagctaatCATTCTTCTATTCATTCCTTCAAAATAAGGACGTAGTGTCAGTCCAGGCGATATTAACCAGGACAGAGCCTGTTTCAAGAGAAACAGCATCCCTCCATGGTAACAGAAGTCTTGGAATCTATGGTATGTTATCCTTTGGATGTGACTGGTTCACAGATATAGGATCTCAATGTGGTTGTTTTCCATGAAGAAGGTGAACATGGTGTCAGAATCTTACTGCAACTCAAACCTTAGATTAGAGCTCTCAAACTTAGTGGCTATTTTGTTTATGTGGTCTTCtcaatctccccctcccccctgtgTCTGGGTTGAATACCACTACAGTACTATATTATGATAAAGGGAATTTTGATAGAAAATGTTTGAGGCCATTTTCCATTAACTGAGATTTATTCTTTTCCTGGTGTTTAATGTAAAGTCAGAATTATCCCTTgggatacagtacagtactgtagattGAAATGGTAACTTTTTATGgtagataatttacattttgtaaaatatCATTAGGTTCACTTGCTCATTCCTTTTCTGAGTGTCTGTACTGATGCTAGATATTTCATTACCTCTTGTTAAGATAATTAGTTTTTTGTACATAACTTAGCTGTTAGCGTTTGGAGAGTGAcacagaatatattttttgtcatggGAGACCACTCTTACTGCACTTTGCGTATTTTGTTTACAGCAGAGTTATTGTCAAATCCTAAAGGTAGAATGTTTTAAACATCATTTCTTGTGCCAAACAGGTAAGCTCATGCAGGATTTCGGTACTTAATTTGCTGACATCATTCTGCTTCTGTTGTCCTGAAATGGCAAATGAATTTAGTTTCTTAGGAAACCTACTGAAAGTTCAATTTTATACTCAGGATCTGCATCCATATTAGTGTTGGTGGTATTAGGGTTGAACAATAAATTAGACTTGTATTTTAGATTAGCTCTTccaatatcataaaaattatgttGATAATAAGAAAGGGTTTGAACAATTATCTTTTGAACAAAGATATCTTCATTCTATGTGCATTAGGGGGAGTGATGAGAATAGCTTGTGTCCGGCTGGATTACCCATAGATGTCCCAATTGTGTGGACACTGGGTACTATCCCATAGCTCAGACCAAGGGTTCTTCATTTTGCATACTTTAGAGGGACCAGTAATGAGAGAGTCCAGCCCGTAGCTGAATTGCTTGCTGCCAATAATCCCGTATCTGTGGACATTAGGTACTGCTCCAAAACTTGGACATATGTGTCATTCTGTATGATAAGGGGCCATTGGGGAGAGAGGCTGGCTCTTGGCTGGATACCCTTTAGAATGTTGTTCTTTCCTGAGTGGAAgttatggatgaaaaataagtatatatatatatatatatatatatatatatatatatatatatatatatatatatatatatatatatatatatatatatttacatttcatttttagagTTGGATAAATCTTTTTGTGAGTGGAAAAGAGGACTCAACAGTTTGAGTTTTGTAGAGGAAATAGATGTTTTATATTTCCTATGTTTAGATAAACAACTATAGCAATAAAGGCCTCCTTGCCCTTCTAATAAACCCAGTTGATCCATGCACATGGATAATTTTGTTACCTCTGTGGTTTTAGGTGAAACTACCTTAAAACTGCCAGCACATCTTGCTGGTAAACTCATGTGTAAATAAGCAGACGATAAAGAAATAACTCAAAGAAAGCTGTCAACAACCACCCTACTTCATTAAGCTAATGCTGAAGATGCTGTATGCAGTGTACTAAACTGCTCTGTGCATAGTCTCTATTGTAGTATGGAGTACATGGCCAAGACTGCATGGGAAAATGTTGTATCTTTCTGAACTGGACTCTCAGAGTTATATATCAAGGTTAATTATGAAGATCAGAAAAGGACAGGATGTGGACATTATATTATTAAGGTATAAAGAGCTGTACCTGTGAAAATTAGCTCAGAATTTTTATAAGGTTCCATGGCGTACTTAATTGGAGACTTTTGGTTTAAGTCTCTTGaacttttcttgaatattctTAAGTGGAGCATCCATTAGGGTAGCTTGGATCATTTGATATGCCTCTGTCTGTTTGACCTATTCATCATCTATTGCAAATCATTTAACTTCACTCTTACGTAACAGTCCCCAAAAGAGATGTATTGCGATGTTGCTGTTTTGCTGTTTCTAGGCAAAGGAGACAAATGCTTCTCAATAATTTGGAAGAGTCATTCACCGATAGTAATCATATTCGAAATAAGATTTTTGCATTATACCATATCATATCTTTTagtatgaaatgtttttattcttcaaattttcagtaattaatgCATGATAATGATAAGAAGGTTGATTGGTAGGGGTGTGATATCTTAAACTTTTAATGTAATGCAAACTTATGTACTAAAGAATTTTCATTGTGTCTACAGAGTGGAGCAGTTGGAGCAGCTCCATGGCAGCCTGTTGTGGGAACAAGTATATTACCACAAACTGTCTGTGAAAGCCCTATTTTAGAAATGCCTGAACATATGGAAACCTGAGGTACTGAGTGATTCAGGTGTACTGATTAGTTAAACTACTTGATAAAACTGGCCAGACTATAGTCTGTTTTGGCACACAAATAGAGcttttatgttaaaagtaattattcgtggtttagtttattattaaaagaaaacttttatgatACCAAAAAGTTGTTGCCACTTTTTGTCAAGGTTATCTGGATGGGTACCCAAGAAACATAGGCGAAGTGAAGTGGTTCatgaaaacaaaccaagaaaatgaaattcccagatatatcttcaaaaaatataatacgtgtaggaaattattcataaaacaaaaaagattttcaaatgaAAGTATAATCTCATGTTTTTGTGATAAGCATATCTGTAATATACTGGTAAATTTTTATCAACAATCCATTAGTAATTGGGATTCATGTTGGCAAGGAAAAACAGGGAGAGtagggtacagagagagagagagcgagagagagagagagaaagaaaagtgagagagcaatggagagagaggtttgactccgtgttttgaattttatattataaaaatagaacTCAGGCAGCAGTGTTAACCATTACACATCTGTGTGTTATCCTATTGTGATACAACTATTGTTTCTTAGGATGAACAGTATTTATGTGACAATATTTTGGTAATGTATTGATAAGGCAAAGAGTTTATGCTGTTTATGTAATACAGAGGATTGCATtccaaaaagagcaaaaaaattcCATTATAGGAGGTAAGTCAATGATcagaaaaaattttcaattgTAGCAGCATTAGTTTTAATAGGGCAAAATACAGTATTATGgcagaatctaaaattttatgtttatctaCTAAAACAAGGGTAATACTATTGATCTGAATTATCTACCTGTCTAAttatcttatactgtatatatatatatatatatatatatatatatatatatatatatatatatatatatatatatatatatatatatatatatatatatatatatatatatatatatatatatatatatatatatatatatatatatatatatatatatatatatatatatatatatatatatatatatatatatagtatacagtatatatatatatatatatatatatatatacatacacagtatatggaGTGCATACAATCTCTATTAATAGGGTAACATTGAATTTGTCTAATTACATGTATGGgcacactaaaatatatatattctgtatttacacatatatacagtatatatatatatatatatatatatatatatatatatatatatatatatatatatatatatatatatatatatatatatatatatatatatatatatatatatatatataaaaatttgttgcTGTAAATATCTATTGTAGTTGctcatataaattgtatatatatgtataatatatatatatatatatatatatatatatataaaaatatatataaatatattgtattgctcataaattgtatatatatatatatatatatatatatatatatatatatatatatatatatatatatatatatatatatatatatatatatatatttgcagtccAGTCTTGCAAgtcagaaatataagaaaatgttttagaatactGGCAAAATAATAACATATTTGAATAGTGATGAGTGTAGTGAAATTTACTGGTCTGGACAGCGTATCGAACTAGTCAGTGAAACCAGAAGTCAAAATGAATCAAAAAGGATCTTAAGAATATTTAACCATCTGTTGTTATGAGGAAATCAAAATGATACGGAAATGTAACATCATTGTCCGGAAAGTTCACAAGGAAAATCTGGGTGGAATACAGTATGGTATGTACATTCAGCATTCAAGTCCACATTTCAGGGACCAATAAGTGAGTGTGGATATCTCTGATTAATCATATGGCATCAAGAATTTCATCCTAAGTTGCAGAACTGGAATTTGGTATCAGTTTTCATAATTTAGATCAATATTAAATCATGATAATATGCTGTACTTATAATTTGTTAACTTATAAGAAGGTACCAGTAtacttatgtacagtatgtatttatataattatataatatatatatatatatatatatatatatatatatatatatatatatatatatatatatatatatatatatatatattttatatttatatactgtatatatattatatatttaattagagAAACATGATCACTGAAAAAGTAACAAGTCTGTAATATCATTTGGTTatttatctttgaaaaatgcCTCAGAGAAATTGTAGCTTACTCTTTGGAAAAGACCTCTCTCAGGCAGCCTTATGCCagtacagattattattatagagTCACTCTTCTAGTCATGAATGTTCAGTTCTGAACCTAGTTCAGAAACTTGATGACAAAATAAGAAGTTTACCAGAAGCATAAACAGAATATATGCTGTCACCGAAAATGTATGATATTGGGGTGTTCCTTTTCTGTGCCAGAAAGAATGTAATGGCTCAAAAAGATACCTCAGTGATAAAATGACTGACATCTTTGGGAGGAACTTTTTGCAgacttttccttttgttcttcaCCCATCCCAGTGTCAGTTACCAAAGATACATTCAGCATCATCTTGTAAAGTTCAGCTCATCACAAGTGGTAATTTATGTATAGCTTCCCTTAgtgaaaattttaacattaacaatattagcagtataatacaaaattatttcacaTAGTTCACATTACCTAGATGATAACTAAGACATGTAATCTTGCTGATTTGTAGTCATGAATATCCTCTTGATGTATATATGATAAGATTAGATGAGATGTCTAATGAAATATTGCaatatttcctatattttcagaaattcagCACTTAATGCATCTATATACACAGAAATTTGcaatttttacagaaaaagttCACCACTGCAGTATTGTGTTGCTAATAGGTATCAGTTTTGTACAAATAGGTGTCAGTCTGCTTATATGTACAACAAGTTTTGCTCATTTTCACTTTTAGAGAATGAAGTTAGTGACAAAAATGTCTGTATATGAAAGCTGATGGAAATTTATGAGATTAATTTCTCTTGGCCTCACTAtttgaaatgtgaaatatttttctgcatCACTTTAATATGTGGAATGATGAAATACAGATTTAACATGAACTGAAGACTAGCCTCTACATCACTTTAATGGGGTTTATTTTGCCAGAACAAAGGTAATAAGTTTCATGACTTTTAAAGTAAGAAAATCTCCAAAAACTGGAATGTTTTGGAATACGTAAAGAAAAAAGGGTGAGGGAAGCAAATACTCTATAGTTTTCACTTTGttttaatagtttcattttaAAGCTATTTGTTATTCTCAAAGAATTACGTGAATTGTGGGTCCATGGAAATCTTTGgaattattaatgttatcaaaTTGATAGTTGATTAACCAATAAATTCTTGATGGGTCTGACtgcaaaaattttattgttaaatatttacaaatactgtatttagaGCCTAAATTGTAATGCTTTTCAAAAGACTTTATAGCATAAATGCTTTTATTGGCTATGAATTGTGATTATTGAGTAACCTAGGATCAGTTACTGCAGTATGCAAAATAACTACTGTTGAAGTGATTCTTTTCCATTGCCTTACTTTCTTTAGAAATTAAAGTGTGCCTTTCAAGTCCCCTTTCATTTGTCACCACGTTAAATAAGGCATTTTATTTGTACAATACATATTAGGGGGCATTTTCTTCTATTAAGAACATTGTAAGGCAATAATCAACTACTAAAATCCATATGAACTTATTTTATCTGACTGAAATAATCTGTTACATTTCAATTCAATGTCTTGTAAAAATCACGATCTGCTCAAATTTAATTAACATGTTTAAAATAGGTAAGACtatgtaatatatgtgaatattaacACAAAGAAATGTACAGGCCCATAACAGTCATGTTACACCACTACGTAGTACTTAAAGGAATATGATGATAACTCCCTTTCTGATAATCATGAGACTGATTATCTTGATCTCATTTTGCAAACAATTTTCTCATTTCAGTATTAGGCTGGGTTGGGGAATTGACAGATCTCCTTcagcgggtttttttttttttttttgtggtaaatagAATGGGTTTTTTCTTCCCTGGAGTTCCAGATTTATACAAACATCTTTTAAGAAATGGGAATTAACAATATCACCGTGAGTTTTTAAGGGTTTGGTAAAACAGTGTATGAGATTACAGTGAATGCAAAGTCTCAGTTACAGTAATCAATGATGCACTGTGTAACTAGTCAATTTGGTCAcaggtttttttatattctttatagttGTAGAACTTTACCACATTTCATAAAGATCTTCCTTTAAAATgtaagatatatactgtactgcaatGAGAAAAGTAATATTCTACTTAGAATTATGCaattatgaa includes:
- the LOC136829337 gene encoding serine/threonine-protein kinase SIK2-like isoform X1 — translated: MVMAEKPKAPVKVGFYDIEKTIGKGNFAVVKLARHRITKTEVAIKIIDKSQLDSTNLQKVHREVKVLKSLDHPHIIKLYQVMESKNMIYLVSEYASNGEMFDYIARYGRMSEPMARRKFWQILSAVEYCHNRHIVHRDLKAENLLLDVNMNMKIADWGFSNYYTPADTLNTWCGSPPYAAPEVFEGKKYIGPEIDIWSLGVVLYVLVCGALPFDGPTLPALRDRVLSGRFRIPYFMSSDCEQLVRKMLVLDPTKRYTVEQIKRHRWMQAEEPPRVAFDPPTVRAERTTDPNDQVLRVMQELGIDVARTRESLLSEAYDNYTAIYLLLLERLKQHRSSLQSDKHAGLDQQRRRPSSVAEAAMRKMCAVMPSGKGSPTSSHIHTSQLSGFSGSTLGGIISSSHPEAMSAGGLNPLISQETFMARPPGHTGRMLPAIPVEQTNLAISCISSFPTTVTQGSFASSASEVETVTTNIIPHVSPPFREQSQDLTVEYTQSHQGIIPTSGTIQTALVGKSYRDNESGASTSIDEGVEADMCDSECSSLVGMTRSGHCTLQSIKSASQQSSETSQCTDSPLGSVTSTESTFESFESQLEPDLGASLSSCSHVSLSSRPLLPPGIPSHILQPQAQLETTQDTPERSHTRSPVNFREGRRASDGLVTQGVIAFRQRLIETEKARGLTELHSVQQEHQALTSLYQAAAVTGSEDTAVRYQSLQQQQQQYSRQWRHSYAGSDEMSRAPLVRQRISLPDTLSSTTQKLLAKETAKDTEYSITKPLQQQLFQHRLQQKRQILQKQAAYPRQSYPGGCELSRRQMVRQASYKLAQQQPVLPPLPVELSAAHLLAGLNQADLACPTIAEHVADQEEEDLEVNPAWRNLASWGTDATAATWHMLPSSLAACQITEAQQQPQAQVSVAETRTWSGLQAWHGGWHQSGAVGAAPWQPVVGTSILPQTVCESPILEMPEHMET
- the LOC136829337 gene encoding serine/threonine-protein kinase SIK2-like isoform X3, with the translated sequence MESKNMIYLVSEYASNGEMFDYIARYGRMSEPMARRKFWQILSAVEYCHNRHIVHRDLKAENLLLDVNMNMKIADWGFSNYYTPADTLNTWCGSPPYAAPEVFEGKKYIGPEIDIWSLGVVLYVLVCGALPFDGPTLPALRDRVLSGRFRIPYFMSSDCEQLVRKMLVLDPTKRYTVEQIKRHRWMQAEEPPRVAFDPPTVRAERTTDPNDQVLRVMQELGIDVARTRESLLSEAYDNYTAIYLLLLERLKQHRSSLQSDKHAGLDQQRRRPSSVAEAAMRKMCAVMPSGKGSPTSSHIHTSQLSGFSGSTLGGIISSSHPEAMSAGGLNPLISQETFMARPPGHTGRMLPAIPVEQTNLAISCISSFPTTVTQGSFASSASEVETVTTNIIPHVSPPFREQSQDLTVEYTQSHQGIIPTSGTIQTALVGKSYRDNESGASTSIDEGVEADMCDSECSSLVGMTRSGHCTLQSIKSASQQSSETSQCTDSPLGSVTSTESTFESFESQLEPDLGASLSSCSHVSLSSRPLLPPGIPSHILQPQAQLETTQDTPERSHTRSPVNFREGRRASDGLVTQGVIAFRQRLIETEKARGLTELHSVQQEHQALTSLYQAAAVTGSEDTAVRYQSLQQQQQQYSRQWRHSYAGSDEMSRAPLVRQRISLPDTLSSTTQKLLAKETAKDTEYSITKPLQQQLFQHRLQQKRQILQKQAAYPRQSYPGGCELSRRQMVRQASYKLAQQQPVLPPLPVELSAAHLLAGLNQADLACPTIAEHVADQEEEDLEVNPAWRNLASWGTDATAATWHMLPSSLAACQITEAQQQPQAQVSVAETRTWSGLQAWHGGWHQSGAVGAAPWQPVVGTSILPQTVCESPILEMPEHMET
- the LOC136829337 gene encoding serine/threonine-protein kinase SIK2-like isoform X2 gives rise to the protein MKVMESKNMIYLVSEYASNGEMFDYIARYGRMSEPMARRKFWQILSAVEYCHNRHIVHRDLKAENLLLDVNMNMKIADWGFSNYYTPADTLNTWCGSPPYAAPEVFEGKKYIGPEIDIWSLGVVLYVLVCGALPFDGPTLPALRDRVLSGRFRIPYFMSSDCEQLVRKMLVLDPTKRYTVEQIKRHRWMQAEEPPRVAFDPPTVRAERTTDPNDQVLRVMQELGIDVARTRESLLSEAYDNYTAIYLLLLERLKQHRSSLQSDKHAGLDQQRRRPSSVAEAAMRKMCAVMPSGKGSPTSSHIHTSQLSGFSGSTLGGIISSSHPEAMSAGGLNPLISQETFMARPPGHTGRMLPAIPVEQTNLAISCISSFPTTVTQGSFASSASEVETVTTNIIPHVSPPFREQSQDLTVEYTQSHQGIIPTSGTIQTALVGKSYRDNESGASTSIDEGVEADMCDSECSSLVGMTRSGHCTLQSIKSASQQSSETSQCTDSPLGSVTSTESTFESFESQLEPDLGASLSSCSHVSLSSRPLLPPGIPSHILQPQAQLETTQDTPERSHTRSPVNFREGRRASDGLVTQGVIAFRQRLIETEKARGLTELHSVQQEHQALTSLYQAAAVTGSEDTAVRYQSLQQQQQQYSRQWRHSYAGSDEMSRAPLVRQRISLPDTLSSTTQKLLAKETAKDTEYSITKPLQQQLFQHRLQQKRQILQKQAAYPRQSYPGGCELSRRQMVRQASYKLAQQQPVLPPLPVELSAAHLLAGLNQADLACPTIAEHVADQEEEDLEVNPAWRNLASWGTDATAATWHMLPSSLAACQITEAQQQPQAQVSVAETRTWSGLQAWHGGWHQSGAVGAAPWQPVVGTSILPQTVCESPILEMPEHMET